One stretch of Rosistilla oblonga DNA includes these proteins:
- a CDS encoding sialidase family protein codes for MTTSCAFPSRWFWAILCILSLVGSVSADEAARDSGADSGSRTTSFEEVKSGRFEKLDTNLGNWTSDSGVASVSARHAHSGRQALHLAGGEKTVVRLRLPDAVDTSGTLSFRAERWTQRAPFTFRVEKKAGDDWAEIFRGDDVVRVGRSFLSHVIVPINDDSVEQLRFTCTSPADAGILIDDLTIGPAEPQKVTNVELVPFSLPALVGTQSSSLVKLKVEVTGILDPISIVELRARVVGVQQIESLQVGDGEPVELADNAATTLQTSQPLEQGENIVWLRCRLREDANIDRQVGATIEQVKFSNGETVELDSPIQRQRMGVAMRQHGDDDVHTYRIPGLATTNRGTLIGVYDIRHRSGRDLPGDIDVGMSRSTDGGRTWEPMKTIIDMGDDPKWKYDGVGDPAVLVDRNTGTIWVAGTWSHGDRAWRGSGQGLAPEETGQLMLVRSDDDGLTWSLPINITEQIKRPQWCFILQGPGKGITMRDGTIVFAAQYQDPPEQQRLPHSTIIYSKDHGETWHVGTGAFDDTTEAQVVEVEPGVLMLNCRYNRDSARVVMTTHDMGKTWQKHPTSELALIEPQACMASLIDADREVGRDVGGWLLFSNPNSLRGRNHITIKASADRGSTWPKQHQVLLDEGNGAGYSCMTMIDEKTVGILYEGSQAQLTFQRIPLSDIVSPIGSTTNSGDE; via the coding sequence ATGACGACTTCATGTGCGTTCCCCTCTCGATGGTTTTGGGCCATCCTCTGCATCCTGTCTCTGGTTGGGAGCGTTTCGGCCGACGAAGCGGCTCGCGATTCGGGAGCGGATTCCGGATCGAGGACAACGAGTTTCGAGGAAGTGAAATCGGGGCGGTTTGAAAAGCTCGATACCAACCTGGGGAATTGGACATCCGATTCCGGAGTCGCGTCGGTCAGTGCGAGACATGCTCACTCGGGACGCCAGGCGTTGCATCTAGCGGGAGGTGAAAAGACCGTCGTCAGACTTCGACTGCCCGATGCCGTCGACACCTCCGGTACGCTCTCGTTCCGAGCCGAACGCTGGACTCAAAGAGCTCCCTTTACGTTTCGGGTTGAGAAGAAAGCGGGGGACGATTGGGCGGAGATCTTTCGCGGTGATGATGTCGTCCGCGTCGGACGGTCGTTTTTGAGTCACGTGATCGTCCCGATCAACGACGACAGTGTGGAGCAGTTGCGGTTCACATGTACGAGTCCGGCTGACGCGGGGATTCTGATCGACGATCTCACTATCGGACCGGCTGAACCGCAGAAGGTGACCAACGTCGAATTGGTGCCATTTTCGCTTCCCGCTCTTGTCGGTACGCAGTCCAGTTCGCTGGTCAAGCTGAAGGTCGAAGTGACGGGGATCCTGGACCCGATCTCGATTGTGGAGTTGCGGGCGAGGGTGGTTGGCGTGCAGCAGATCGAGTCGCTGCAGGTCGGCGATGGCGAGCCGGTCGAGCTGGCTGACAACGCCGCCACGACGCTGCAAACGTCTCAGCCGTTGGAGCAGGGAGAGAACATCGTCTGGCTTCGTTGTCGACTTCGGGAAGATGCCAACATCGATCGACAGGTCGGTGCCACGATTGAACAGGTAAAATTTTCCAACGGCGAAACGGTCGAGCTCGATTCGCCGATACAGCGGCAGCGGATGGGAGTTGCGATGCGGCAACACGGGGATGACGACGTCCACACCTATCGCATTCCGGGGCTGGCAACGACCAATCGAGGAACGTTGATCGGCGTCTACGATATTCGTCATCGCAGTGGCCGGGATCTGCCAGGCGATATCGATGTTGGGATGTCGCGTTCGACCGATGGCGGACGGACGTGGGAGCCGATGAAAACGATCATCGACATGGGGGACGATCCGAAGTGGAAGTACGATGGCGTTGGCGACCCGGCGGTGCTGGTCGATCGCAACACGGGCACGATCTGGGTGGCGGGGACATGGAGCCACGGCGATCGGGCATGGCGGGGATCGGGGCAAGGTTTGGCTCCGGAAGAGACGGGCCAATTGATGCTTGTCCGCAGCGACGACGACGGGCTCACGTGGTCGCTGCCGATCAATATCACCGAACAGATCAAACGCCCGCAGTGGTGCTTCATCCTGCAGGGGCCAGGCAAGGGGATCACGATGCGAGACGGAACGATCGTCTTTGCGGCTCAGTACCAGGACCCTCCCGAACAGCAACGGCTTCCGCATTCAACAATCATCTATTCCAAGGATCACGGCGAGACATGGCACGTGGGAACGGGAGCGTTCGACGATACGACCGAGGCTCAAGTTGTCGAAGTCGAACCGGGAGTCTTGATGCTGAACTGCCGCTACAACCGCGATTCGGCGCGGGTTGTGATGACGACACACGACATGGGGAAAACGTGGCAAAAGCACCCAACGTCGGAACTGGCGTTGATCGAGCCCCAAGCGTGCATGGCCAGTCTGATCGATGCAGACAGGGAAGTGGGAAGAGATGTCGGCGGTTGGCTGCTGTTCTCGAATCCCAATAGTCTGCGTGGCCGCAATCACATCACGATCAAAGCCTCCGCGGATCGTGGATCGACGTGGCCCAAGCAGCACCAGGTTCTGCTCGATGAAGGGAATGGCGCAGGGTATTCGTGTATGACGATGATCGACGAAAAGACAGTCGGCATCCTGTACGAGGGAAGCCAGGCTCAGCTGACATTCCAACGCATTCCGTTGAGCGATATCGTCTCGCCGATCGGCAGCACAACGAACTCGGGCGATGAGTAA
- a CDS encoding GNAT family N-acetyltransferase: MGNVWGIEPFERKKHVRTGFDCGVAVLNDWLATKISQYEKRDLARTYVLVGDGGNAVKGYYALSNHTVVYEALAKDQARGLPQIDLPVVLIGRLAVDTTVRGQGLGEFLLLDALRRVEYLAAKIGIQAVEVDAINDRAKQFYLKYGFTPLQDNPSHLFLPMQVVRKLRLPPL, translated from the coding sequence ATGGGTAATGTGTGGGGCATCGAGCCGTTTGAGCGGAAAAAGCATGTCCGTACCGGATTCGACTGTGGCGTCGCCGTTCTGAACGATTGGCTTGCCACGAAGATTAGCCAGTATGAAAAACGCGATCTTGCCCGGACGTATGTACTTGTTGGCGATGGGGGGAATGCGGTCAAGGGATATTACGCCCTATCGAATCACACGGTTGTCTACGAAGCGTTGGCCAAAGATCAAGCCAGAGGGTTACCTCAAATCGACTTACCAGTGGTGCTCATCGGGAGGCTCGCCGTCGATACCACGGTGCGTGGGCAAGGTCTTGGAGAATTCTTATTGCTCGATGCGCTGCGGCGAGTCGAATATCTTGCAGCCAAAATTGGTATCCAAGCGGTCGAAGTGGATGCGATCAATGACCGAGCGAAACAGTTCTATCTCAAGTACGGGTTTACGCCTCTTCAAGATAATCCTTCTCATCTGTTTCTGCCCATGCAAGTCGTGCGCAAGCTGAGGCTACCACCGCTATAG
- a CDS encoding DUF1778 domain-containing protein: protein MATTKNDARINVRLASELKQVIEEAATALGQTVSEFTVSTVVREARQVIQEAQFTRLSTRDRDAFLGALRAADAKPNDALKAAARRYKKRIG from the coding sequence ATGGCGACTACAAAAAATGATGCGCGAATCAATGTTCGCTTGGCGAGCGAGTTGAAGCAGGTTATCGAAGAGGCGGCCACCGCGCTCGGTCAGACGGTCAGCGAGTTCACTGTTTCGACCGTTGTGCGAGAAGCGCGTCAGGTCATTCAAGAAGCTCAGTTTACAAGGCTATCCACTCGGGATCGGGATGCATTTCTCGGAGCCCTCCGTGCGGCGGATGCAAAGCCGAATGATGCATTAAAAGCCGCGGCTCGCCGTTACAAGAAGCGAATTGGTTAG
- a CDS encoding DUF1772 domain-containing protein, translated as MSPFSFLESLTILAIAGCGLMAGLFFVFSVAVMQALSQLSSAEGLNAMQSINRTILNSVFLTVFFGTAIVCLGLIVCSLGQRQPGWQWAIAGASTYLVGGFVVTATRNVPMNNQLEQFSEPSPRAIEYWRTYQSLWTRWNHVRTIASASAVVMLVISLL; from the coding sequence ATGTCGCCATTCTCGTTTCTTGAATCGCTCACGATCCTTGCCATCGCGGGCTGTGGCCTGATGGCGGGATTGTTTTTTGTCTTTTCGGTTGCGGTGATGCAAGCGCTGTCCCAGCTGTCGTCGGCCGAAGGCCTCAATGCGATGCAGTCGATCAACCGGACCATTTTGAACTCGGTGTTTCTGACTGTATTTTTCGGAACCGCGATCGTCTGCTTGGGGCTCATCGTTTGCTCACTTGGACAGCGTCAACCGGGATGGCAGTGGGCAATTGCGGGAGCAAGCACCTATCTGGTCGGCGGTTTCGTCGTAACGGCAACACGCAACGTGCCCATGAACAACCAGCTGGAGCAATTTTCGGAGCCTTCGCCGCGAGCGATCGAGTATTGGCGCACCTACCAAAGCCTCTGGACACGATGGAACCACGTCCGCACGATCGCCTCCGCTTCGGCGGTGGTCATGTTGGTGATCAGTCTGCTGTAG
- the nrfH gene encoding cytochrome c nitrite reductase small subunit, protein MRFGKVAMTFFVCLGLLAGVGTFTFGYGKGASYLSNNPETCINCHVMQDHMDSWQQSSHHHVAVCNDCHLPHDFVGKWVTKADNGFFHSLAFTMGGYKDPIQIKPRNQRVTQSTCISCHKDFVHPLLPATAGHDMLSCVHCHADVGHAGR, encoded by the coding sequence ATGCGTTTCGGCAAGGTAGCGATGACGTTTTTTGTCTGCCTGGGTCTGCTGGCGGGTGTCGGGACGTTTACGTTTGGATACGGCAAAGGGGCCAGCTATCTGAGCAACAATCCGGAAACCTGCATCAATTGTCACGTAATGCAGGACCACATGGATTCCTGGCAACAGAGCAGCCATCATCACGTCGCCGTCTGCAACGACTGTCACTTGCCCCACGACTTCGTTGGCAAATGGGTCACCAAAGCCGACAATGGCTTCTTCCATTCGCTCGCCTTCACGATGGGAGGCTACAAAGATCCGATCCAGATCAAGCCGCGAAACCAACGCGTGACGCAGAGCACCTGCATATCGTGTCATAAGGATTTTGTTCATCCTCTGCTGCCAGCGACCGCCGGGCACGACATGTTATCGTGCGTCCATTGCCACGCCGATGTCGGCCATGCCGGTCGTTAG